The segment TCAACTCTAAGCCATATGTTAGTAATAAGGTAGCAAGAGTGTATTTTACCACTGCTACATTCACAACAACTCGTGGTTAGATGCGAGGAGAACTCACGTTGTGAAGGCATTGTTCTGCTTCGCTCCAAGATAGTATGAGTACAAATTGAACATTCCGAACATAAAGGCCACAAAGACCATGATGAAGATCACCATGAACTTAAATATGTCCTTCACTGTCCTCCCCAGTGATATCTGCAGGGGTCCAAAGCTCTCGTTGGCTGGCAGGATATATGCTATCCGGGAGAAGCTTAGCACCACGGCGATGGCATACAGACCCTCTGAGATGAGCTGGGGGTCTGAGGGAGCCCAGTTGATGCGCGCTGAAATCAGGAGAAATATTGCAGGATCATATACTACATGTTCCTGCTCCTGAAACCTGATTCACTGTGTGATTTGAGAAGATCAGTGCATGTgataatgaaatattgatgtCATCAAACACTTTTTCTGAACATTAAATGGAACGATGAATTCAGTATCCAAGAAAGTATGTACACAGCATTATATTTAGctgacactcttatccagagcgactctcAATCAATATTAACACAGACAGTTCCTCTTTATCAATCATCTGGTTATGCCTCTAgggccaaaaaaatatataatatctattataatataatatttgagCAGCACTCACCCAGCTGATAGTACTCAATCTGAAAGGGCAAGGTTATGTTGGAGAGGTCTGTGTAGCGCTTGTCCACATAGCTCTGCGCTGTGTAGGCATGCCAAAAGGCCATGAATCTGGCGATGAATGAAGTCACAAAAATAGCAAGCATGCCAAAGTCCAGCAGATTCCATGGTTCCAGGAGATATTCCCGTGGGCCCTGAGACCAGATTTCCTTACATTCAGCCCAGATCATTCCTTCAGAACGGGCAAAATGggatatttctgtttttagacCATCATCATGCAAGAGATTCATTACCACAATCAAAAAATTAATATGGCCCTATTTATTATTGACCGCCATCCTTTGCCAGAAATagcacattattaaaaaaaagaaaacaaaggcaCTTCTTGCTCCTCATCCTCTTGAGCTACTCCCTGTCTTCCTCTGACTGTTGTTACAGATGTTAGAGGGATTAAATAGTTATGACTCCTTTATGAGTCTCTGACCCTTAGGGATCCTGGGAGTTATTTGAGAACGCTGTCATGTGTGGGAAATGGACCAGCATTAATGACACTATGACGAACCCACAAAATTAAAGTTTTTAGGATCTTCAAAACAGTAATGGAACAGTCATTCCATATGGTTTGAATGAAGGTGCGAATGGCTCATAAATGTCATTGGTAAAAATGTGTAACCGGTTATGTCAGTGGATTTGCTCCTGTGACTTGTAGAGATACTTAAGTCCTGAACCATCCCTTGATTTGGGTGTGTATGTAGCAGCATATTGGTGATACGTTTAAACAATTTTCAGTAAATATGCTATCATAGGGTTTGTGGGCAAACACCTGAATGTGATGGTGTATAGGATTTAAACATGGTATCTCTCATCACTTATTACTGGTCATTGTGACTTGAATGCAATACGCATTGTAGTACAGTGATAATTCCTGATCTTAACTGCTCTCTTATTGGCatcacatttaatatttaaggGCATTTAGACAGAGATATTACTTTCATTTGACACCTGACCTATGACCCAGGATATTATTAGTATTTCCATCCAGGTGAAGTGGGTGGTCTTCATCCGAAACAGCTGAGAAGGGTAGTCGTGCGTGGTCATGTTGGGGAGGAGAGTTGTCCCCTCAAAACGGTCTGCTGCATTCAGGACAAGCAGGCTGAGAAAAATGGTGAAGGAGGCCGCATGAGCCACGAATTTCAGAAAGGGTCCCCGCATGATCTTCCCCAACTGCAAGACACATCCAAAGAGGtgatgcatatataaatatatactacACTTCTAGAAATGACATCGATTTTGAAGTCAGTTCTTTTCCAACCTTGCTTGAAGGCGCTATCCAGTACAGCAGAGCCAGGACAGGCAGTCCCACAGCAACCCCCAAAACCACCAGCAGCTTGACAGCCATGGTCTGCTGACGAAGGCCCGACAGGTTTTCATACCAAATGgagagaagctgctgctgaCAGTTTGGATGGGCAACAAACTGTGTAGGAGGTATGGGAATgggatttaagaaaaaaaaagatctgaatcATTAAATGAATAGCATCTTTTCTGCCTCAGGCTGCctacatgatgatgatgactggCTCTCACCTTCTTCAGTTCATATTTTATGGCGAGTTTTAGTCGAATGAGACTGGGGCGCCCTGGGGTCTCAGATCTCCCACTGGATTCAGTGTCTCCGTTCAAGATGGCCTCCACTTCTTCGGTGTTCCGACACAAGTCCAAAAGTCCCACCACAAAATCTTTACACTGCATAGATAACTTCTTATAATCATTCTGAAATTAGAACAAGAGCCAGGTTAAGAATAAACATGCTTCAATGACTATTATACAGCAGTGTGCGGCAGTATccataattaaatattataatatctaGCATAATTGtgttatatttacatgtaatcCTTGCCCTGACTAAGTTGTGGTAAAAAAATATGCTGATGCAGTATCTACCGTATTTTAGAATAAAATATCTCAATGGTATTTTGATACATTATCTCAATGATACATATTATCACCAATTTCAATAACGTGACTGAAaagtaacctttttttttttaaataaccatttttcataatataaataatgGAAATCTGTGTTTTAAATACCAGGTTTCTATATTGTTTTGAACAATGCAATGCAACTGCATGAATTATCGCTAAATAATTCTCCAAAAGTCATCTGAGTGCCCACCATTAGTGTAGGCGGGAACCAGCAGACAGTCAATGTTAAGCCAGAAGATGACAACATATATGCATCCAGAGCTGCTCCACCCACGTATCGTCACAGGCTACAGACTTGGAACTACAGAGCAAGCAATACTAGGGACCTGCACCCACATGGCTACAGTCCGATATTTCACAGCCACGGCTCTCTAATTAACACCTTATGCTTAATTTATGCATCATTTAGAGCAGGATTTCGGCAAAGCAAACCATACAGCGCATAATTCATGCGGCCCGCATTTTGTTTGTCTAAGCGAGATTTTAACACTTAGAGCTTTCTCGCGTGCAGCTTCTTTACTGAGGGCAACCTGCGCTTTTTCCACGTTGTAAATCATGCTGATGTGTCCATCAATCTGAACGACAGTGCACACCACAAGCCTGCATTTCATTCTGCTCAAGGTTACCAATAGTTTTGTTAGTCCCACAGGATCCAGGTCAGGCTTGAAGAAGTGTGTGGGATTGAAGTCGACATTCGTCATTTCCTTTCAGCTCCTGCAGCGAGCCTGTCAGCACGGCCCTGGTCCCTTACCTTGAATTCCTTCTCTATGTTGGCCAAAACAGCCAACTCATTGCTCAGCTCCAAGGCGGACAGCACAGGATCCTCATTGGCCAGCGAGAGGTACGCCGGACTGGCCAGGCCCTTGTAGGCATTGATCCGCGATCGGGAGTGGCTGAAGGAGTCGTGTCTCTGGTGGTAGCCGCAGGTGTTGCACTTACAGAAGTAGTCGTGGGGTCGCTCAATGCGAGCGCCTTTCCTCAGCAGGATGTGGACGATCTCGTACTCATGGCAGTGAGATGCCAAAATGACAGGCGTGATGTCCTGGGAGAATCGTGTCCCGTCCTCGTCGTACGCGAAGAAGTCGTCCTGGGTCTCGGCCTGGCTGGGACTGTTGGTGAGTCTCCGGGTGTCAGCAAAGGCCTGGTGGCTCAGAATGGCCTCCACGATTCGAATGTAACCTTTGCTAATCGCTAGCAGCAAAGCGTCACCAATCCTGGACAAGTTGTCCTTCTTCAACAGGAGCTCGGTTACTTCCAAGTGTTCGTTGGCAACTGCCAGCTGCAAAGCGTTCTGACCCATGTAGTCCACACAACTGACGTTGAGATCAGGCAGCTCGGCCAGCATCTTCCTGACCACCGGTACGTTTCCATACTCTGCTGCCTCCAAGAACCGCTCTTCAGTTGACGAGAGGCTGTTGGAGCGGGCGTTAAACATGTACACCGGCCTTCGCATTGCTAGCCGCCTGGTCTTCGCCATTTTCTGCTGCGGAATGGCCTGCCTGTTTCCATTGGTCCACCTAGGAAAAAAGTACCCCCCCACAGCAATGAGAGCAGGAGTGTAACTGGTTAGACCAAATCATTCCAATATTATAACTGTGTCTCATTTTGAAACAGGCCACCCTCTAGGTCACCCCCCTCTCAACGCTGTAACAGTTGttattgtgaaacgcagcacagcacacggtgacacaacggtgtcctctgcatttaaaccatcaccttagtgggcagtgggcagctacGAAAGGCGTCTCttgctcaagaggacctcagcGTGTCCTTCGGCCCTCtatcttacccgctaggccaccactgcccattaacTATATGCAGCTTCAGAGCTAAAGGACCCGGACGCTGAATAATTCATTTGAGGATGTTCTAGGTATTTCAATATaatgatggggcagtggtggcctagcaggtaaggaagcagacccgtaatcggatggttgccggtccgaatctcGAAATACCAAAGAGCCACTGACATCCCTTTGAGCAAcgtaccgtccccactcactgctccccgtgcacctttcatggctgcccactgccatcacttcactttgacttttctATTTCATTGCAAGTAGTATTACTGGCACATTCATTTATTACTGCTGCTGCTTAACCAATAGGATAAATAGTTTATATTTCAAGGTGTGGATAGTGTTGTTTTCAACAAAATATCTTCATCAGCTAACCTTTTTGACATGATTAAGACAAGAGGAGACGTAAATGCTTGTCACGTGATGATAActacaacaaaatatatcagGTAATATTGTTAgaccacgagacctggtcacctgaagtccctgtgtcaaccaaaacagtttgtcagattctgtctcaaaatggcctTCATGGTCAAATCAGTACCCAGAAGCCatcactaaacaaaagacaatttaaaaaCCGCGttgcatttgccaaggcccacagcctgctaaaaggatggacgctggaaaagtggcagaaggtggatttacACCACAGTGAATGCAAATATTGAAGGACACCTACTTGATCCTGATCTTCTGTTCACAACTGGTtcaacacaaacaatgacaacttaactgctgttagagaaagttgcccagataattagcatacgcttttcaatgctgagtgtcagTAGCTTAACTTTTATAACAACacctgttcagaacaagtagtctTGGTCATATTTCATTCTCATAGGAATTactgacatattctcacataatcatctctctccaaataagtaaaataattttatgtaaTTGTCTTTGCTATGTATCAAAATTTTTCTTCCATTCATATGAAGAATTATTACCAACAACACTAATAATATGATTTGAAGTaaagttaaaataaagtattttaaatttgcaattggtttatttaaataaaagaatttctAAGACAAAGCTATTCAGTTTCTTGTGAGTAATTCTACTCAAGCAGTGGAATTTACTGCGATGCAAGGGGGCGGCACTTAAAATCTTGCCTCTAAATTTGTTAGGGCCATCtctgaataatataataataagataaactTATTTTAATTATGACATGGGTTTCACTAAAAGAAActgttgcttttgtctgttctactaggtgtGTGTACTAtattagctttgttatgtttttgttgactaaaactagactaaaatagtcatagataattctgactaaaataattcaactgaaacttgacttGACTAAAGACTACATATGAAGGTTACTAAAGACTCAAACGACAGCTTGAAGCAAAAActagaataaaactaaaattaaaacaggcctTCAGAAACAACTGGTGTAGGGTAACATGATGCTTGGTTTCCCTAgttaagttttttaaaaaaaaaaggaacattttttaaatgtttgtatttGATGCTCACGGGCATGTTGGTAGGTTGGCTGGTTAAATAAAGGCCACATTATGTGCACAATTGTGACTCAGTTCTGATTTAAAAGGATGCGGGTTCAAAGTGAATCTGACTCTAGGTACTGAGTCACCAACTAACAATATGTTACAAGTTGTATTTTCTCAGCTAATGATGGTCTAAGAAGTGATGGTCTCACTATCTCGCTGTATGCTCTACACTATCAAGTggatgtggaaaaaaattatattttgttatGGAATCATATCAATGGTGGAAccgagctgtcactcaaatacctgctggccagtgaggcgaagccccgcccacacaagaACATCGTGCCAAAAGTCGACTGagaagccagcagtgaaactgtaaaaacgagCAGTGTTACTGATAGTCTCACAAGCTGTACGCAAAAACGTATGTTTTTTTCCAACCTTTCCAACTTTTTTGTATTATCGTTTGACTCCAATTTTGTTAGACGTGTCACGGTGCATGTTGTGAAgagcatgaatgtaaaaaaattaagttgtgAGAAACTGTTGTTCTGTTTTAGTTACATGATCCTTTAcgattgtgtaattatttcattgtGAATATCGATTTCTTTCActaaacacgtttttttttttttgctttgactTGCTCAGTTGAACTCTGAACAGCAACCTACAGtatcttaataaaaataaaaacgaacTGGGTGAGAATTCCAAGATTCCCTCGACCAGCTGGTCAGTAACGTTCCCCTCCTGTGGGTGGATGTCAGTGGTTAGTGTGCATCCACCTCCTAATGATGTAGGGAAAGTAATTCACTTAAAGTGCATGACTGGATAAAAAAAGCCACCAAAACCTGTACAACCTGAGCTATGATT is part of the Denticeps clupeoides chromosome 19, fDenClu1.1, whole genome shotgun sequence genome and harbors:
- the trpc6b gene encoding short transient receptor potential channel 6, whose amino-acid sequence is MKRRDVPRRRATLPGTDPQCRRPAGRERDGGPPERDRWTNGNRQAIPQQKMAKTRRLAMRRPVYMFNARSNSLSSTEERFLEAAEYGNVPVVRKMLAELPDLNVSCVDYMGQNALQLAVANEHLEVTELLLKKDNLSRIGDALLLAISKGYIRIVEAILSHQAFADTRRLTNSPSQAETQDDFFAYDEDGTRFSQDITPVILASHCHEYEIVHILLRKGARIERPHDYFCKCNTCGYHQRHDSFSHSRSRINAYKGLASPAYLSLANEDPVLSALELSNELAVLANIEKEFKNDYKKLSMQCKDFVVGLLDLCRNTEEVEAILNGDTESSGRSETPGRPSLIRLKLAIKYELKKFVAHPNCQQQLLSIWYENLSGLRQQTMAVKLLVVLGVAVGLPVLALLYWIAPSSKLGKIMRGPFLKFVAHAASFTIFLSLLVLNAADRFEGTTLLPNMTTHDYPSQLFRMKTTHFTWMEILIISWVIGMIWAECKEIWSQGPREYLLEPWNLLDFGMLAIFVTSFIARFMAFWHAYTAQSYVDKRYTDLSNITLPFQIEYYQLARINWAPSDPQLISEGLYAIAVVLSFSRIAYILPANESFGPLQISLGRTVKDIFKFMVIFIMVFVAFMFGMFNLYSYYLGAKQNNAFTTVEESFKTLFWAIFGLSEVKSVVINNGHKFIENIGYVLYGVYNVIMVIVLLNMLIAMINSSFQEIEDDADVEWKFARAKLWFSYFEEGGTLPVPFNLIPSPKSVISLAIKAKKFLLLPLHRHKARLTEDTELSEIGHKDSSSRNSLHPSRYQKIMKRLIKRYVIKARIDKESDEVNEGELKEIKQDISSLRYELLEEKCHQAEELADLIRKLCGRDLSEQDRFK